One genomic window of Ruegeria sp. THAF33 includes the following:
- a CDS encoding aldehyde dehydrogenase (NADP(+)): MTFTPHGKHLIAGNWLAGDDFFASQPAHGPSHGFSKGRISDVDAAAQAAEEAFWSYGYSTREERAAFLNAIADEIEARADAITEIGTQETGLPEARLQGERGRTSGQLRLFATHILSGDYLDRRHDSALPHRTPLPRPDLKMIQRPIGPVAVFGASNFPLAFSTAGGDTAAALAAGCPVVVKGHGAHPGTGEIIAEAILAAIRRCNIHPGVFSLIQDGGPAVGSALVQHPLIKAVGFTGSLAGGRALFDLCAARPEPIPFFGELGSVNPMFILDAALANRGEDIAKGWAGSLTMGAGQFCTNPGVVVMPAGEATDRFAEIAQAALTEVPAQTMLTDGIAKAYRNGQARVAETAGVHEVLASTCDQRNATPFLYRTSAATWLANTSLAEEVFGPLGIIVTAETPDEMHDVARGLHGQLTCTLHMDEADMGMARSLLPILERKAGRVLANGFPTGVEVCDSMVHGGPYPASTNFGATSVGTLSIRRFLRPVCYQNLPDALLPEHFL; the protein is encoded by the coding sequence ATGACCTTTACCCCGCATGGCAAGCATCTGATCGCCGGCAACTGGCTTGCTGGTGACGATTTCTTTGCGTCACAACCCGCACATGGGCCATCGCATGGCTTTTCGAAAGGTCGCATTTCAGACGTCGACGCCGCTGCGCAGGCCGCGGAAGAGGCGTTTTGGAGTTATGGCTATTCCACTCGGGAAGAACGCGCCGCCTTTCTGAACGCCATTGCCGACGAGATCGAAGCGCGCGCCGATGCAATCACCGAGATCGGCACTCAGGAAACCGGCCTGCCCGAGGCTCGGCTGCAAGGTGAGCGGGGCCGCACGTCGGGGCAGCTGAGGCTGTTCGCAACGCATATCCTCAGCGGCGATTATCTGGACCGACGCCACGACAGCGCACTGCCGCACCGTACACCCCTGCCCCGGCCCGATCTGAAAATGATCCAGCGCCCGATCGGCCCGGTCGCGGTGTTCGGCGCATCAAATTTCCCGCTGGCATTTTCCACCGCCGGGGGGGACACCGCCGCCGCACTGGCTGCTGGCTGCCCGGTTGTCGTCAAAGGCCACGGCGCCCATCCGGGCACCGGCGAGATCATCGCCGAAGCCATCCTTGCGGCCATCCGCCGTTGCAACATTCATCCCGGCGTTTTCAGTCTGATCCAAGACGGCGGACCGGCTGTGGGTTCAGCCTTGGTGCAGCACCCTCTGATCAAGGCGGTCGGATTCACCGGATCGCTTGCGGGCGGTCGCGCCCTGTTCGACCTGTGCGCCGCGCGCCCCGAACCGATTCCGTTTTTTGGTGAGCTTGGATCGGTCAATCCCATGTTCATTTTGGATGCGGCACTGGCAAACCGGGGTGAAGATATCGCCAAAGGCTGGGCCGGCTCGCTTACGATGGGCGCTGGTCAGTTCTGCACCAACCCGGGCGTCGTCGTGATGCCAGCAGGTGAAGCAACGGACCGTTTCGCCGAGATCGCGCAGGCCGCATTGACCGAAGTTCCGGCGCAGACCATGCTGACCGACGGCATCGCCAAAGCCTATCGCAACGGTCAGGCCCGTGTTGCTGAAACCGCTGGCGTTCACGAGGTTCTGGCTTCGACATGCGATCAGCGCAATGCGACCCCTTTCCTTTACCGAACAAGCGCCGCAACCTGGCTGGCCAACACATCCCTCGCGGAAGAGGTGTTCGGCCCACTGGGCATCATCGTGACCGCCGAGACACCCGACGAAATGCACGACGTCGCACGCGGATTGCACGGGCAGCTGACCTGCACCCTGCATATGGACGAGGCCGACATGGGTATGGCGCGGTCCCTGCTGCCGATCCTTGAACGCAAAGCCGGGCGCGTGTTGGCCAATGGCTTCCCTACGGGGGTCGAGGTATGTGACAGCATGGTCCATGGCGGCCCCTACCCGGCTTCGACCAATTTCGGTGCCACATCCGTGGGCACATTGTCGATCCGACGTTTCTTGCGTCCTGTCTGCTATCAGAATCTACCGGATGCATTGCTGCCGGAACACTTCTTATAG
- a CDS encoding GntR family transcriptional regulator, with the protein MAGKRAITKQSLPDVIANDLRERILSGELAEGETIRQEALAEEYDVSRMPIREALKRLNAEGLVQWANNRGGSVTKHSLDEIGEIFDLRILIEVDLFRRAIPNMGPGEFARCDEILKQMEASYDENDVGKWGILNYQYHSALYAASQRKLTNELLDRVNLQSDRYVRMHLSVMKQREPAKKEHRDLLRLAREGNVDKACEVLAQHIRRTKEQLLEMIASKRGTDEP; encoded by the coding sequence ATGGCAGGAAAACGCGCGATCACAAAACAAAGCCTACCGGACGTCATCGCAAATGATCTGCGTGAACGTATCCTCAGCGGCGAACTCGCCGAGGGTGAGACGATCCGGCAGGAAGCACTGGCCGAGGAATATGATGTCTCTCGCATGCCGATCCGCGAGGCGCTGAAGCGCCTGAATGCCGAAGGTCTGGTGCAATGGGCCAACAATCGCGGCGGCTCGGTGACCAAGCATTCCCTCGACGAAATCGGTGAAATTTTCGATCTTCGCATCCTGATCGAAGTCGATCTGTTCCGCCGGGCCATCCCGAATATGGGCCCAGGGGAATTTGCGCGTTGCGACGAAATCCTCAAGCAGATGGAAGCGTCGTATGATGAAAATGACGTCGGCAAGTGGGGGATATTGAACTATCAGTATCACTCGGCGCTTTATGCGGCGTCACAGCGGAAGCTGACCAACGAATTGCTGGACCGCGTCAACCTGCAATCGGATCGCTATGTCAGGATGCATCTGAGCGTGATGAAACAGCGCGAACCCGCAAAAAAGGAGCATCGTGATCTGTTGCGGCTGGCCCGGGAAGGCAATGTGGACAAAGCCTGCGAGGTCTTGGCCCAGCATATTCGCCGGACCAAGGAACAGCTTCTGGAAATGATCGCCTCGAAGCGCGGGACAGACGAACCCTAG